One window of Caldisericia bacterium genomic DNA carries:
- a CDS encoding PIG-L family deacetylase: MKKKKLYKYLILFSLFIILIYGLFFIRATQVLPQGAINLLPEIENPKKNERIIVFSPHPDDETIACGGYIHRAIINQSNVFIVLITDGNKRHKKEIRYNELRNAASLLGLKEDNLIFLNYPDGKLFKYRNELYIDFYGIVKNYKPDKVFIPLSYDKHKDHKVSGEVLKEVLSNFENIKIYQYLVHHDYFPQPIKFDPNLYVLPPLRTLNFHSKWEKFILNEKEIEIKKESIFIYKSQIEKIPLKELLPSFIRKNEIFYVDT; this comes from the coding sequence ATGAAAAAGAAAAAATTATATAAATATTTAATTCTTTTCTCTCTTTTTATTATTTTAATTTATGGTTTATTTTTTATAAGAGCAACTCAAGTTTTACCACAAGGAGCAATAAATTTATTGCCTGAAATTGAAAATCCAAAAAAAAATGAAAGAATAATTGTTTTTTCTCCACATCCTGATGATGAAACCATTGCTTGTGGTGGTTATATACATAGAGCAATTATAAATCAATCAAATGTTTTTATAGTTTTAATTACTGATGGAAATAAGAGACATAAGAAAGAGATTAGATATAATGAATTAAGAAATGCTGCTTCTTTGCTTGGTTTAAAAGAAGATAACTTAATTTTCTTGAATTATCCCGATGGTAAATTATTTAAATATAGAAATGAACTTTATATAGATTTTTACGGAATAGTTAAAAATTATAAACCTGACAAAGTATTTATACCTTTATCTTATGATAAGCATAAAGACCATAAAGTAAGTGGAGAGGTATTAAAAGAGGTTTTATCAAATTTTGAGAATATAAAAATTTATCAATATCTTGTACATCATGATTATTTCCCTCAACCAATTAAATTTGATCCAAATTTATACGTTTTGCCTCCTTTAAGAACATTAAATTTTCATTCAAAATGGGAAAAATTTATTTTAAATGAAAAAGAAATTGAAATTAAGAAAGAATCAATTTTTATCTATAAATCTCAAATTGAAAAGATACCACTAAAAGAATTATTACCAAGTTTTATAAGAAAAAATGAGATATTTTATGTAGATACTTAA
- a CDS encoding BMP family ABC transporter substrate-binding protein, with protein MKKTLTIFLVLLLVGVIFAGCAKTTGTISGTVKDKATGKAVPGATVTIGGKTATTGSDGKYEIKDVPKGEQTLKITLKGYKDFTEKVTIEAGKTITKDISLSPVIKVGLVTDVGGRGDKSFNDSALRGLEAWGAGLKMVAGVGYQPLTDEEYKKSIEDEAPDLLDRGIKKFDIEPLVLESKANEDYIPNLKKLADEGCKLVIGVGFMLTDAIKEVAPQYPNTYFMLIDGVIDPAPPNVVCYTFKEHEGSFLVGALVGQMTKKNKVGFVGGMDLFIIHKFEAGYRAGVKTVNPKCEVLIGYTGNFTSADDGQKIAKQQFDAGADIVYHASGACGIGVIKEAQKRGQGFFAVGVDSDQDYMAPGNVLTSMIKHVDYAVWLSIKSVVENTFKSGIVSLGVKEGGVGLSPMKYTKNMIPSAVLEKVEKLKKMIADGTFTVPDSRDAFAKFVPPQVP; from the coding sequence ATGAAAAAAACTTTAACAATTTTTTTGGTATTACTTTTAGTTGGTGTAATTTTTGCTGGATGCGCAAAAACTACAGGTACAATTTCTGGTACAGTAAAAGATAAAGCAACTGGAAAAGCAGTTCCAGGTGCAACAGTAACAATTGGTGGAAAGACAGCCACCACTGGAAGCGATGGTAAATATGAAATTAAAGATGTCCCCAAGGGTGAACAAACTTTAAAAATTACACTCAAAGGTTATAAAGATTTTACTGAAAAAGTAACTATTGAAGCAGGAAAAACAATAACAAAAGACATATCTTTATCACCAGTTATTAAAGTTGGATTAGTTACAGACGTAGGTGGTAGAGGTGACAAATCATTTAACGATTCAGCATTAAGAGGTTTAGAAGCATGGGGTGCTGGACTTAAGATGGTTGCTGGTGTTGGTTATCAACCATTAACAGATGAAGAGTATAAAAAGAGTATTGAAGATGAAGCACCAGATCTTTTAGATAGAGGAATTAAAAAATTTGATATTGAACCACTTGTTCTTGAATCAAAAGCAAATGAAGATTATATTCCAAATTTAAAGAAGTTAGCAGATGAGGGTTGTAAACTTGTTATTGGTGTTGGATTTATGTTAACAGATGCTATAAAAGAAGTTGCACCACAATATCCAAATACATACTTTATGTTAATAGATGGTGTTATTGATCCTGCACCACCAAATGTAGTTTGCTATACATTTAAAGAGCATGAAGGTTCATTCCTTGTTGGTGCTCTTGTAGGACAGATGACAAAGAAAAATAAAGTAGGATTTGTTGGTGGAATGGACCTATTTATTATTCATAAATTTGAAGCAGGATATAGAGCAGGAGTAAAGACTGTTAATCCTAAATGTGAAGTTTTAATTGGATACACTGGAAACTTCACAAGTGCAGATGATGGACAAAAAATTGCAAAACAACAATTTGATGCTGGTGCTGATATTGTTTATCACGCATCAGGTGCATGCGGTATTGGTGTAATAAAAGAAGCACAAAAAAGAGGACAAGGATTCTTTGCAGTTGGAGTAGATTCAGATCAAGATTATATGGCACCAGGAAATGTATTAACATCTATGATTAAGCATGTTGACTATGCAGTTTGGCTTTCAATTAAATCAGTTGTTGAAAATACATTTAAATCAGGAATTGTTTCTCTTGGAGTAAAAGAGGGTGGAGTTGGTCTTTCACCTATGAAATATACAAAGAATATGATACCATCAGCAGTTTTAGAAAAAGTTGAAAAACTAAAGAAGATGATTGCAGATGGTACATTTACAGTTCCAGACTCAAGAGATGCATTTGCAAAATTTGTTCCTCCTCAAGTTCCATAA
- a CDS encoding polymer-forming cytoskeletal protein, whose product MPFGKASKEEVVRDSAQSYIGEGTTVEGKIICEGSLRVDGKVKGEIEVKGIVTIGEKGVVESNIKAAEVQIMGVINGNVFSDRKVEIYSTGKLIGDVHTSKIAIEEGGVLEGKCTMGVNKETLISKEKTKVDIQK is encoded by the coding sequence ATGCCATTCGGAAAAGCATCAAAAGAAGAAGTTGTAAGAGATTCAGCACAGTCATATATTGGTGAAGGAACAACAGTTGAAGGAAAAATTATTTGTGAAGGTAGTTTAAGAGTTGATGGAAAAGTAAAAGGTGAAATTGAAGTTAAAGGAATAGTAACAATTGGAGAAAAAGGAGTTGTTGAATCAAATATTAAGGCAGCTGAAGTTCAAATAATGGGAGTTATTAATGGAAATGTTTTTTCTGATAGAAAAGTAGAAATTTATTCAACTGGAAAATTAATTGGTGATGTTCATACATCTAAAATTGCAATTGAAGAGGGAGGGGTTTTAGAAGGAAAATGCACAATGGGAGTAAATAAAGAAACTTTAATTTCAAAAGAGAAAACAAAAGTTGATATTCAGAAATAG
- a CDS encoding phosphoribosyltransferase family protein — translation MIFRNREEAGILLGKKLKELNLKNPIVFGIPRGGVVIGYEISKILDCPLDIIIVSKIPSFYNEEYAIGAISEDGTIFLREKENEELLKKTIERKRKTLEDRVKLFRGGKQLKDLTNQTAIVVDDGIATGETMLIAVRTIKNKNPNKTIVAVPVSSIDAKERIEKEVDLFISLYLPHFFYAVGQFYEDFEQVEDNYVINILEERRRHERD, via the coding sequence TTGATATTCAGAAATAGAGAAGAAGCAGGAATACTATTAGGAAAAAAATTAAAAGAGTTAAACTTAAAAAATCCTATTGTTTTTGGCATACCAAGAGGAGGAGTTGTAATTGGTTATGAAATAAGTAAGATTTTAGATTGCCCTCTTGACATTATTATTGTTTCTAAAATTCCTTCTTTTTACAATGAAGAGTATGCAATTGGTGCAATAAGTGAAGATGGAACAATTTTTTTAAGAGAAAAAGAAAATGAAGAGCTTTTAAAAAAAACAATCGAAAGAAAAAGAAAAACTCTTGAAGATAGAGTTAAATTATTTAGAGGTGGTAAACAATTAAAAGATTTAACTAATCAAACTGCAATTGTTGTTGATGATGGAATTGCAACAGGAGAAACAATGTTAATTGCAGTAAGAACTATAAAAAATAAAAATCCAAACAAAACAATTGTTGCTGTTCCTGTTTCAAGTATTGATGCAAAAGAAAGAATAGAAAAAGAGGTAGATCTATTTATTTCATTGTATCTTCCACACTTTTTTTATGCGGTTGGACAGTTTTATGAGGATTTTGAGCAAGTTGAAGATAATTATGTTATAAATATATTGGAAGAAAGGAGAAGACATGAAAGAGATTAA
- a CDS encoding HIT domain-containing protein, with the protein MNFCPFCEPENERVIFKNKFSFALLDIFPVTKGHTLIIPNRHVLKLEDLNDEEILNIFETYKKVKIGIEIVLKASGFNFGLNLGEVAGQSIEHIHFHLIPRYIGDTSFPDGGIRKVTMNLIDFIVKNLKEVWVKNRLSNNEIEKLKEVLNK; encoded by the coding sequence ATGAATTTTTGTCCTTTTTGTGAACCTGAAAATGAAAGAGTAATTTTTAAAAATAAATTTTCTTTTGCACTTCTTGATATATTTCCTGTAACTAAAGGACATACATTAATTATTCCAAATAGACATGTTTTGAAATTAGAAGATTTAAACGATGAAGAAATTTTAAATATTTTTGAAACATATAAAAAAGTGAAAATTGGTATTGAAATAGTTCTTAAAGCATCTGGTTTTAATTTTGGATTAAATCTTGGAGAAGTTGCAGGTCAATCAATAGAACATATTCATTTTCATTTAATACCAAGATATATTGGTGATACTAGTTTTCCAGATGGAGGAATAAGAAAGGTGACTATGAATTTAATAGATTTTATTGTTAAAAATTTAAAAGAAGTATGGGTTAAAAATAGGTTAAGTAATAATGAAATAGAAAAACTTAAAGAAGTACTCAATAAATAA
- a CDS encoding Na/Pi cotransporter family protein: MLTKIIFPLIGGIALFIYGIHITSNGIQKALAQNLKKILEKATSNPVMGVLLGFIVTSIIQSSSATTVIVVSLVNSGILTLYQAVGIIFGANIGTTITAQIIALKITKYGFLFFTVGFLLYFLPFRKRVKYFGEFIMGFGLIFIAIEIMTSSVSPLRASQKVVDVFTEFGKVPILGVLAGTIFTAIQQSSSVTVGIIEALGMEGLVDINSAFPLILGANIGTCVTALIASIGTKLSAKRTALSHLLFNVIGTLIFLIILKPYILFISSLTSDTVKQIANSHTLFNVINTLIFLPFTSKYVALITKLLPGEEKLIETGVKYLNPSILKSPIVAYDALVNEIKRLGEIVNNNFICLRELIFNKNKSAVLDITSREETINFVNREISRYVSKISSLSLPEKEAREIPRLLIVSSQFERIGDIIDNTSQIELNRLEEKIPYSQYAMKELEEMFELVYKNFLLVKENLYNNDFDFYDEVKKNEIEIDRLEDCMRDNHIERLKQGICLNEAGVIYLDTISNLERIGDHIIKIANIICHYESVV, translated from the coding sequence GTGCTAACAAAAATTATTTTTCCTTTAATTGGAGGCATTGCTCTTTTTATTTATGGTATTCATATCACATCTAATGGTATTCAAAAAGCATTAGCACAAAATCTAAAAAAAATTTTAGAAAAAGCAACTTCAAATCCAGTTATGGGTGTCTTACTTGGTTTTATAGTTACTTCTATAATTCAATCAAGTTCTGCAACAACAGTAATTGTTGTTAGTTTGGTTAATAGTGGCATATTAACTCTTTATCAAGCAGTAGGTATTATTTTTGGTGCAAACATAGGTACAACAATAACAGCACAAATTATTGCTTTAAAAATAACTAAATATGGATTTTTGTTTTTCACAGTTGGATTTTTGTTATATTTCTTACCATTCAGAAAAAGAGTAAAGTATTTTGGTGAATTTATAATGGGTTTTGGTTTAATTTTTATCGCTATTGAAATTATGACTTCTTCAGTTAGTCCATTAAGAGCATCACAAAAAGTTGTTGATGTTTTTACTGAATTTGGAAAGGTTCCAATTTTAGGAGTACTTGCAGGAACAATTTTCACAGCAATTCAACAGAGTAGTAGTGTAACAGTTGGCATAATTGAAGCACTTGGTATGGAAGGATTAGTTGACATAAATTCTGCCTTTCCTTTAATATTAGGAGCAAATATTGGAACTTGTGTTACTGCACTAATAGCAAGTATTGGAACAAAATTATCAGCAAAAAGAACTGCTTTATCACATTTACTTTTCAATGTTATAGGTACATTAATATTTTTAATTATTTTAAAACCCTATATTTTGTTTATATCATCTCTTACTTCAGATACAGTTAAACAAATTGCTAATTCTCATACTCTATTTAATGTTATAAATACATTGATTTTTTTACCTTTTACATCAAAATATGTTGCTTTAATTACAAAATTATTGCCAGGTGAAGAAAAATTAATTGAAACCGGAGTTAAATATTTAAATCCTTCAATTTTAAAATCTCCTATTGTTGCTTATGATGCTTTGGTTAATGAAATAAAAAGATTAGGAGAAATTGTAAATAATAATTTTATATGTTTAAGAGAGCTCATTTTTAATAAAAATAAAAGTGCTGTTTTAGATATAACTTCAAGAGAGGAAACAATTAATTTTGTTAACAGAGAAATATCAAGATATGTTTCAAAAATTTCATCTCTTTCTCTTCCAGAAAAAGAAGCGAGAGAGATACCTCGATTACTTATTGTATCTTCTCAATTTGAAAGAATTGGAGATATCATAGATAATACTTCCCAAATTGAGTTAAATAGATTAGAAGAAAAAATTCCATATTCTCAATATGCTATGAAAGAATTAGAAGAAATGTTTGAATTAGTTTATAAAAATTTCTTATTAGTAAAAGAAAATTTATATAATAATGATTTTGATTTTTATGATGAAGTTAAGAAAAATGAAATAGAGATTGACAGATTAGAAGATTGTATGAGAGATAATCATATTGAAAGATTAAAACAAGGGATTTGTTTAAATGAAGCGGGTGTTATATATCTTGATACAATTTCAAATCTTGAAAGAATTGGTGATCATATAATAAAAATTGCAAATATTATTTGTCACTATGAAAGTGTGGTATAA
- a CDS encoding DUF362 domain-containing protein: MAEVLFASLRAENEERSFLRKIKILASKLIKEIKNGDLVAIKLHFGELGNHGFLRPIFVRQIVDLVKDLGGKPFLTDTNTLYRGSRSNAIDHLNTAIYNGFSYSSMGCPIVIADGVRGQYFYEIEVNLKHFKKVKIGGAIIDSDYLVVLTHFKGHMSAGFGGSIKNVAMGCASRAGKQQQHADFKPPFIFERCIGCGKCRDHCPENAIEIINKKASFDYSKCIGCGECVTVCPTNAIKTSWGSSSEILEEKMVEYAFGVKKFFEERISFLNFVLDVSPDCDCLPWHDENIIRDIGLFGSKDIVAVDQASFDAIKNIEALKVHSLDYKTLENEDKFLYVHKISGIRQLEYGEEIGLGERKYNIKEI; this comes from the coding sequence ATGGCTGAAGTTTTATTTGCTTCACTCAGAGCAGAAAATGAAGAGAGGTCATTTTTAAGAAAAATTAAAATTTTAGCATCTAAACTTATTAAAGAGATTAAAAATGGTGATCTAGTTGCAATTAAACTTCATTTTGGAGAGTTAGGTAATCATGGTTTTTTAAGGCCAATTTTTGTAAGGCAGATTGTTGACCTTGTTAAGGATTTAGGAGGTAAACCATTTTTAACAGATACTAACACTCTTTATAGAGGCTCAAGGTCAAATGCAATTGATCACTTGAACACTGCAATATACAATGGATTTTCTTACTCCTCAATGGGTTGTCCAATTGTAATTGCTGATGGAGTAAGAGGACAATATTTTTATGAAATTGAAGTAAACTTAAAACACTTTAAAAAAGTAAAAATTGGTGGTGCAATTATTGATTCAGATTATCTTGTTGTTTTAACTCACTTCAAAGGTCATATGTCAGCAGGTTTTGGAGGGAGCATTAAAAATGTAGCTATGGGTTGTGCTTCAAGAGCAGGAAAACAACAGCAACATGCAGATTTTAAACCACCATTTATTTTTGAAAGATGTATTGGCTGTGGTAAATGTAGAGATCATTGCCCTGAAAATGCAATTGAAATTATAAATAAAAAAGCAAGTTTCGATTATTCAAAATGTATTGGATGTGGAGAATGTGTTACTGTTTGTCCAACAAATGCAATTAAAACATCTTGGGGAAGCTCAAGTGAAATTTTAGAGGAAAAAATGGTCGAATATGCTTTTGGAGTAAAAAAATTTTTTGAAGAAAGAATCTCCTTTTTAAATTTCGTTTTGGATGTATCACCAGATTGTGATTGTTTACCATGGCATGATGAAAATATAATAAGAGATATTGGTTTGTTTGGTTCAAAAGATATTGTTGCAGTTGATCAAGCATCTTTTGATGCAATAAAAAATATTGAGGCCCTAAAAGTTCACTCATTAGATTATAAAACTTTAGAAAATGAAGATAAATTTTTATATGTCCACAAAATTTCTGGTATAAGACAACTTGAATATGGTGAAGAGATTGGCTTGGGAGAAAGAAAATATAATATAAAGGAAATATGA
- the clpP gene encoding ATP-dependent Clp endopeptidase proteolytic subunit ClpP, giving the protein MKEINQVIPWVIEKTPYGERSYDIFSRLLKDRIIFLGTEINDQVANAIIAELLFLEAEDPERDINLYINSPGGEVTAGLAIYDTMQFIKAPVSTICVGQAASMAAVLLAAGTKNKRYALPNTRILIHQPWGGVQGQAKDIEIVAKEIIRVKNKINEILSKHTGQPLDKIEKDTDRDYYMTSYEAKDYGIIDEVLENRK; this is encoded by the coding sequence ATGAAAGAGATTAATCAGGTTATACCATGGGTTATAGAAAAGACACCATATGGTGAAAGAAGTTATGATATTTTTTCAAGATTACTTAAAGATAGAATTATTTTTCTTGGAACTGAAATTAATGATCAGGTAGCAAATGCAATTATAGCAGAACTTCTTTTTCTTGAGGCAGAAGACCCTGAAAGAGATATAAATTTATATATAAATAGTCCTGGAGGAGAAGTTACAGCAGGTCTTGCAATATACGATACAATGCAATTTATAAAAGCACCTGTATCAACAATATGTGTAGGCCAAGCAGCAAGTATGGCTGCTGTACTTCTTGCAGCAGGTACTAAAAATAAAAGATATGCATTACCAAATACAAGAATTTTAATACACCAACCATGGGGTGGGGTGCAGGGCCAAGCAAAAGATATTGAAATTGTAGCAAAAGAGATTATAAGAGTAAAAAATAAAATTAATGAAATTTTATCAAAACATACTGGGCAACCCCTTGATAAAATTGAAAAAGATACTGATAGAGATTATTATATGACTTCATATGAAGCAAAAGATTATGGAATAATTGATGAAGTTTTAGAGAATAGGAAATAA
- the lon gene encoding endopeptidase La — MEKKTIYPVLPLRNVVVFPHTVLPIFVGRRKSLASFEEAIKKDKLLILVTQKIEEEEDPTPEGLYEIGVLAQILQNVKLPDGTERVIVEAIKRVKIENYTKVEPYFEAEVTEIEDKVEITPKIEALTRVTLDLYADYVRLSKKIPIDSLTAVQDIGDPTRFLDIVASNIIVPIQDKQKILETINIEERFEILIKLLSKEVELLKITNEIEEKVKSQVDKTQREYFLREQLKAIKRELGESEEYSEEVEEYRNKLKGRKLPDYVLEKFNEELKRLSKMPPMAMEAAVIRTYLDWLLDLPWDKSTKDEIEILRAQKILDEDHYGLEDVKERILEYLAVRRLTKKPKSPILCFIGPPGVGKTSLGRSIARALGRKFVHVSLGGIRDEAEIRGHRRTYVGALPGRIIQGIKEAGTRNPVFLLDEIDKVGVDFRGDPSAALLEALDPDQNSHFSDHYIEIPFDLSDVLFITTGNVTHTIPPPLLDRMEIIYLPGYTEDEKLHIAKKYLFPKQLNFNGLNEDDVKITDEAYLKIIREYTRESGLRELERQISKILRKVAKEKLEKGENFKKVTVSAKNLFKYLEYPLYRFGIKEERDEIGVATGLSWTPFGGDITKIEVVKMKGDGKLILTGQLGDVMKESAHAAFSYIRSHADTLGIEDKDFYKKFDFHVHVPEGAVPKDGPSAGIAMLTAMISTIKEVPVKKEVAMTGEITLTGKVLPIGGLKIKVLAAHRAGIKEVIIPKENENDLKKIPKQIKNSLKFHLIERVEEGIKLSLRSS; from the coding sequence ATGGAAAAGAAGACAATTTATCCTGTTTTACCATTAAGGAATGTTGTAGTTTTTCCTCACACTGTCCTTCCAATTTTTGTTGGAAGAAGAAAATCGCTTGCATCATTTGAAGAAGCAATAAAAAAAGATAAACTTCTTATTCTTGTCACTCAAAAAATAGAAGAAGAGGAAGATCCAACACCAGAGGGTTTATATGAAATAGGTGTTCTTGCTCAAATTTTACAAAATGTTAAACTTCCAGATGGAACTGAAAGAGTTATAGTTGAAGCAATAAAAAGAGTCAAAATTGAAAATTATACAAAAGTTGAACCCTATTTCGAAGCAGAAGTAACAGAGATAGAAGATAAAGTTGAGATTACACCAAAAATCGAGGCTTTAACAAGAGTTACACTTGACCTTTATGCAGATTATGTAAGATTGTCAAAAAAAATTCCAATAGATTCTTTAACAGCTGTTCAAGATATTGGAGATCCTACAAGATTTTTAGATATAGTTGCATCAAATATAATTGTTCCTATTCAAGATAAACAGAAAATTTTAGAAACTATAAATATTGAAGAGAGATTTGAAATTTTAATAAAACTTCTCTCAAAAGAGGTTGAACTTCTAAAAATAACAAATGAAATTGAAGAGAAAGTAAAATCACAAGTTGATAAAACACAAAGAGAATATTTCTTAAGAGAGCAACTTAAAGCAATTAAAAGAGAATTAGGTGAATCTGAAGAGTATTCTGAAGAAGTTGAAGAATATAGAAATAAACTAAAGGGAAGAAAATTACCAGATTATGTTTTAGAAAAATTTAATGAAGAGTTGAAGCGCTTATCAAAAATGCCACCTATGGCAATGGAAGCAGCAGTTATTAGAACATATCTTGATTGGCTTCTAGATCTACCATGGGATAAATCAACAAAAGATGAGATTGAAATTTTAAGAGCACAAAAAATTTTAGATGAAGATCATTATGGTCTTGAAGATGTTAAAGAAAGAATTCTTGAGTATCTTGCAGTAAGAAGATTAACAAAAAAGCCAAAATCCCCAATTCTTTGTTTTATAGGACCTCCTGGAGTAGGAAAAACATCTCTAGGTAGATCTATAGCAAGAGCACTTGGAAGAAAATTTGTTCATGTATCTCTTGGTGGAATTAGAGATGAAGCAGAAATAAGAGGTCATAGAAGAACATATGTTGGAGCTCTTCCTGGAAGAATAATACAGGGGATAAAAGAAGCAGGTACAAGAAATCCAGTTTTCCTTTTAGATGAAATAGACAAAGTCGGAGTAGATTTTAGAGGAGACCCATCAGCAGCACTTCTTGAAGCTCTTGACCCAGATCAAAATTCACATTTTTCTGATCATTATATTGAAATTCCGTTTGATCTCTCTGATGTTTTATTTATTACAACAGGAAATGTTACTCACACAATTCCTCCGCCACTTTTAGATAGAATGGAGATAATTTACCTTCCAGGTTATACTGAAGATGAAAAACTTCACATAGCTAAAAAATATCTATTTCCAAAACAACTAAACTTTAATGGTTTAAATGAAGATGATGTTAAAATTACAGATGAGGCATATTTAAAAATAATAAGAGAATATACAAGAGAATCTGGATTAAGAGAACTTGAAAGACAGATTTCTAAAATTTTAAGAAAAGTTGCAAAAGAGAAACTTGAGAAAGGTGAAAACTTTAAAAAAGTTACAGTATCAGCAAAAAATTTATTTAAATATTTAGAATATCCACTATATAGATTTGGAATAAAAGAAGAGAGAGATGAAATTGGTGTTGCAACTGGTCTTTCTTGGACACCATTTGGAGGAGACATTACAAAAATCGAAGTTGTTAAAATGAAAGGAGATGGAAAACTTATTCTAACAGGACAACTTGGAGATGTTATGAAAGAATCAGCACATGCAGCATTCTCTTATATAAGATCTCATGCTGATACACTTGGAATTGAGGATAAAGATTTTTATAAAAAATTTGATTTTCATGTTCATGTTCCAGAAGGTGCTGTTCCAAAAGATGGACCATCTGCAGGAATTGCAATGCTTACAGCAATGATTTCAACAATTAAAGAAGTTCCAGTTAAAAAAGAAGTTGCAATGACAGGAGAGATAACTTTAACTGGAAAAGTTTTACCAATTGGAGGTCTTAAGATTAAAGTTCTTGCAGCACACAGAGCAGGAATTAAAGAGGTAATTATTCCAAAAGAGAATGAGAATGATCTCAAGAAAATTCCAAAGCAAATTAAAAACAGTTTAAAATTTCATTTAATTGAAAGAGTGGAGGAGGGTATTAAATTATCTTTAAGGAGTTCTTAA